From one Coffea eugenioides isolate CCC68of chromosome 11, Ceug_1.0, whole genome shotgun sequence genomic stretch:
- the LOC113753451 gene encoding protein SIEVE ELEMENT OCCLUSION B-like, which produces MEMDRVKEVLETHVPDGRDFDVKPLVPIVEDIMKRATFLGGGAQDQDYADTWEDTAIRSGYTDMPKLTYAINETVNEIICNCSSGGDEHFVAMALCRSLSRYAWEDKVAIALAAFAVSYGKFWLVAQLRTTNPLAKSLAVIRELPEIIEHTEALKRKFEAVSNLSKAMLNVTSCIINLKELPTEDIGQSTEWVFLTAHVPTAVYWTVRSIAACSFILNLTALGPEYVDSAAEAWDLNGVAHKLAKIKEDLKEQMNSIKQKIEDKRQNDAYNALIELFKTPNTDNTKILSAVINVKEHQLHLYDGTNNKRASLDILRKKHVLLLISELHIPQEELSILHQFYTESRQQPTKLDKQYEVVWLPVVDTFSNATDEQFELVQNSMPWYSVHPIMLEPAFIRFIKDVKSFDKTPQLLVLHPRGVLPGYNARDMMWVWGNLAFPFTEEREKELWMEATLIELLADSIHQNLLLWADQNRYICLYGGADIEWIRRLTTIMRSVANTARIPLEMLYVGKKNPKESVRKNNSIIQAENLSHILPDLIKIQIFWMRLEIMLKSWGQHGRFVKSDLIQYVGKILCYDNDGEGWTLIARGWHEMAKGIDKEVYPCLSKFDEWKDKVVYPDGLVIALDEQLRELQTPHHCNRLILPESTGHIPEKVVCAECGRPMESFIMYLCCTD; this is translated from the exons ATGGAGATGGACAGGGTGAAGGAAGTTCTAGAAACACATGTACCAGATGGCCGTGATTTTGATGTAAAACCTCTCGTCCCCATCGTTGAGGATATCATGAAACGTGCTACATTTCTTGGCGGT GGGGCACAAGATCAAGATTATGCTGATACATGGGAGGATACGGCTATTCGCAGCGGTTACACTGACATGCCAAAATTAACATATGCTATCAACGAAACAGTTAATGAG ATAATCTGCAACTGCAGTTCGGGAGGAGATGAACATTTTGTTGCTATGGCACTCTGCCGGTCACTGTCAAGATATGCGTGGGAGGACAAGGTGGCAATAGCTCTTGCAGCTTTTGCTGTGAGTTATGGTAAGTTCTGGCTGGTTGCTCAGCTTCGCACTACGAATCCACTAGCCAAGTCACTTGCAGTTATTAGGGAACTCCCAGAAATAATCGAGCATACTGAAGCCTTGAAGCGAAAGTTTGAGGCAGTTAGTAACCTCAGTAAGGCAATGCTGAATGTGACTTCTTGTATTATTAACCTCAAGGAGCTGCCCACGGAGGACATTGGTCAATCAACTGAATGGGTGTTTCTTACTGCTCATGTCCCCACAGCAGTTTACTGGACTGTTCGTAGCATTGCTGCTTGTTCATTTATACTGAACCTTACTGCCCTTGGACCCGA gtATGTCGACTCAGCTGCTGAGGCGTGGGACTTGAATGGTGTGGCTCATAAGCTTGCCAAAATTAAAGAGGACCTGAAAGAGCAAATGAATAGTATAAAGcagaaaatag AGGACAAGAGACAGAATGATGCATATAATGCACTTATTGAACTGTTTAAGACACCCAACACTGACAACACGAAGATTCTTAGTGCTGTGATAAATGTCAAGGAGCACCAGCTGCACCTGTATGATGGAACTAACAATAAAAGA GCCAGCCTTGACATATTGAGAAAGAAACATGTTTTGCTACTTATTTCAGAACTTCACATACCCCAAGAAGAGCTCTCTATCCTCCATCAGTTTTACACCGAATCAAGGCAACAGCCAACTAAGCTAGATAAACAGTACGAGGTTGTTTGGCTTCCAGTTGTTGacacattctcaaatgcaaCTGATGAGCAGTTTGAGCTTGTCCAAAACTCAATGCCATGGTACTCGGTTCACCCTATCATGCTTGAGCCTGCTTTCATCAGATTCATCAAGGACGTCAAGAGCTTTGACAAGACACCACAACTTCTGGTCTTGCATCCACGGGGAGTCTTACCAGGTTACAATGCTCGGGACATGATGTGGGTTTGGGGTAATTTAGCTTTCCCTTTCActgaagaaagagaaaaagaactaTGGATGGAAGCAACCTTGATAGAATTGTTAGCCGACTCCATTCATCAAAACCTCTTACTTTGG GCTGATCAAAACAGATACATATGCTTGTATGGTGGAGCGGACATTGAATGGATCAGGAGATTAACAACTATTATGCGGTCTGTTGCAAATACTGCACGTATCCCTCTGGAGATGCTCTATGTGGGGAAAAAAAACCCGAAGGAAAGCGTGAGGAAAAACAATTCCATCATCCAGGCTGAAAACCTAAGCCACATTTTGCCTGACCTGATTAAGATCCAAATTTTCTGGATGAGGCTGGAGATCATGCTTAAGTCCTGGGGTCAACACGGCAGGTTCGTGAAGAGTGATTTAATACAGTATGTTGGGAAAATACTTTGCTATGACAATGATGGCGAGGGATGGACTCTCATTGCCAGAGGCTGGCATGAGATGGCTAAAGGAATAGACAAAGAAGTTTACCCGTGCTTGAGCAAGTTTGACGAGTGGAAGGACAAAGTGGTTTACCCCGACGGCTTAGTGATTGCTCTGGACGAGCAACTTCGTGAGCTCCAGACCCCTCATCACTGCAACCGCCTGATATTGCCCGAAAGTACTGGGCACATACCTGAGAAGGTGGTTTGTGCTGAATGCGGCCGTCCCATGGAGAGTTTCATCATGTACCTTTGCTGCACCGATTAA